A window of the Flavobacterium sangjuense genome harbors these coding sequences:
- a CDS encoding OsmC family protein, with translation MATSIVRYLGELRTSSMHMQSGTEIITDAPLDNHGKGEAFSPTDMVANSLATCMITIMGIKARDMDIELKGTTAEVTKVMAADPRRISEIHIHFEMNHAADDKTKTILERAGLTCPVMFSLHPDIKKEITFNWK, from the coding sequence ATGGCAACATCAATCGTTAGATATTTAGGCGAATTGCGAACTTCGTCAATGCACATGCAATCCGGAACCGAAATCATTACCGATGCACCACTAGACAATCACGGAAAAGGAGAAGCATTTTCGCCAACCGATATGGTAGCGAATTCACTTGCAACCTGCATGATTACTATCATGGGGATTAAAGCCCGCGATATGGATATTGAATTGAAAGGAACAACTGCAGAAGTAACCAAAGTTATGGCTGCTGATCCAAGAAGGATTTCTGAAATTCACATTCACTTTGAGATGAACCATGCTGCTGATGATAAAACCAAAACCATTTTGGAAAGAGCAGGACTGACTTGTCCGGTTATGTTCAGCCTGCATCCAGATATCAAAAAGGAAATTACTTTTAATTGGAAGTAG
- a CDS encoding DUF3820 family protein, whose protein sequence is MNPQQQLLIKLAHTKMPFGKYEGYYLIDLPEYYVVWYSQKGFPKGQLGEQLQLVYELKLNGLEELVRNIKKQYPKPI, encoded by the coding sequence ATGAATCCACAACAACAACTTCTCATCAAACTCGCCCATACCAAAATGCCTTTCGGCAAATATGAAGGCTATTATCTTATCGATTTGCCCGAGTATTATGTGGTTTGGTACAGCCAAAAAGGTTTCCCAAAAGGACAGCTTGGCGAACAACTGCAACTCGTTTATGAACTTAAGTTAAACGGTTTGGAAGAATTGGTTCGGAATATTAAAAAACAATATCCGAAACCAATTTAA
- a CDS encoding CTP synthase, whose amino-acid sequence MNQTKYIFVTGGVTSSLGKGIIAASLAKLLQARGYRTTIQKFDPYINVDPGTLNPYEHGECFVTDDGAETDLDLGHYERFLNVPTSQANNVTTGRVYLSVIEKERRGEFLGKTVQVVPHITNEIKERMQLLGKSGDFDIVITEIGGTVGDIESLPYIESVRQLVWELGESNGIVIHLTLVPYLAAAGELKTKPTQHSVKTLMESGIKADILVCRTEHELSDELRQKLALFCNVKREAVIQSIDASTIYEVPNLMLEEGLDVVALKKLNLPKKAAPDLKNWNTFLHRLKHPKQTVNVGLVGKYVELQDSYKSILESFIHAGAANQTKVNVISIHSEYLDAKTADEQLKDLDGILVAPGFGGRGIEGKIDTVRYARENNIPFFGICLGMQMAVIEYSRNILGLKDANSTEMNEETPNPVISIMEEQKTITDKGGTMRLGAWKCDIAAGTLAHQIYGSAQIQERHRHRYEFNNEYRKQLEKAGLTCSGINPETGLVEIIELENHPFFIGVQYHPEYKSTVANPHPIFVSFVAAMVKHKNK is encoded by the coding sequence ATGAATCAAACAAAATACATTTTTGTTACCGGCGGTGTGACTTCTTCTTTGGGAAAAGGAATCATCGCAGCATCTTTGGCCAAGTTACTACAGGCTAGGGGTTATCGAACGACCATTCAAAAATTTGATCCTTACATCAATGTTGATCCGGGAACTTTAAATCCGTATGAACACGGAGAATGTTTTGTGACAGATGATGGAGCAGAAACCGATTTAGATTTAGGACACTATGAAAGATTTTTAAACGTTCCCACTTCGCAAGCTAATAACGTTACTACAGGTAGAGTATATCTTTCGGTAATTGAGAAAGAACGAAGAGGCGAATTTTTGGGAAAAACTGTCCAGGTTGTTCCTCATATTACCAACGAAATTAAAGAACGCATGCAGTTGCTTGGGAAGTCAGGCGATTTTGATATAGTGATTACTGAAATTGGTGGAACGGTCGGAGATATTGAGTCCTTACCTTATATCGAATCGGTGCGTCAATTGGTTTGGGAATTAGGCGAGAGCAACGGAATCGTAATTCATTTGACATTGGTTCCTTATTTGGCTGCAGCCGGAGAATTAAAAACAAAACCAACACAGCACTCGGTTAAAACTTTGATGGAAAGCGGTATTAAAGCGGACATTTTAGTTTGTAGAACCGAGCACGAATTGTCGGATGAATTGCGTCAAAAATTAGCCTTGTTTTGCAACGTAAAACGCGAAGCGGTGATTCAGTCTATCGATGCTTCAACGATTTATGAAGTGCCAAATTTGATGCTTGAAGAAGGTTTGGATGTAGTCGCTTTAAAGAAATTAAACCTGCCTAAAAAAGCAGCTCCGGATTTGAAAAACTGGAATACTTTTCTACACCGATTAAAGCATCCGAAACAAACCGTAAATGTTGGTTTGGTTGGAAAATATGTAGAATTGCAGGATTCTTATAAATCAATTTTAGAATCATTTATTCATGCTGGTGCGGCAAACCAAACCAAAGTGAACGTGATTTCTATTCATTCTGAATATTTAGATGCCAAAACGGCAGATGAGCAACTAAAAGATTTGGACGGCATACTAGTTGCACCGGGATTTGGCGGTCGTGGAATTGAAGGAAAAATTGATACGGTTCGTTATGCACGTGAAAATAATATTCCGTTTTTCGGAATTTGTCTTGGAATGCAAATGGCGGTTATCGAATATTCGAGAAATATTTTGGGATTGAAAGATGCCAATTCAACCGAGATGAATGAAGAAACACCAAACCCTGTAATTTCGATTATGGAAGAACAGAAAACCATCACCGATAAAGGAGGAACGATGCGTCTTGGTGCCTGGAAGTGTGATATTGCTGCAGGAACTTTGGCACACCAAATATATGGAAGTGCCCAAATTCAGGAGCGTCACCGTCACCGTTATGAGTTTAATAATGAATACAGAAAACAATTAGAAAAAGCAGGATTAACTTGTTCAGGGATAAATCCGGAAACTGGTTTGGTTGAGATTATAGAATTGGAAAACCATCCGTTTTTTATTGGAGTACAATACCATCCTGAATATAAGAGTACGGTTGCGAATCCACACCCAATTTTTGTTAGCTTTGTGGCCGCAATGGTAAAACATAAAAATAAATAA
- the yidC gene encoding membrane protein insertase YidC → MEEKKFDFNTIIGFGLIFVIIVWMMYNNRDSELKEQQEKAKTEKAAKAAVAVTPKETTKTITDTAVADSVKIQKLQGTLGSFAYSATLPSATANFTTLENDLVKLKIANKGGYVVEAILKKYEKFKKNSGQLVELIKDNNASFNLQLQTKDNRVLNTKDLFFEPTLTKVGANQILSMKLKAGANEYLEYKYVLAPNQYLVDFDIHSQGLNTVLNASKPIDLQWDLKSYRNEKSISYENRYAEIYFEYEDGKIDYVGQGKDKEENPEKATFIAYKQHFFSTILLTKTPFEKAKLHSHDLVNDDKKDTIFTKQYKATIPLAFTNGELDYKMNWYYGPTDYKTLKNYDRNLEKIVPLGWGIFGWINKFIFIPLFGFLSSFMGLGIAIIIFTILIKIAMSPITFKSFLSQAKMKVLRPEIMEIGEKFKKDPMKKQQETMKLYSKAGVNPMAGCIPALIQIPFMYASFQFFPSAFELRQKGFLWADDLSSFDQIFKLPFNIPLYGDHVSLFPILAAIAIFFYMKMTSGDQAMAQPPQDGMPDMAKIMKIMIYVSPVMMLIFFNSYGSGLSLYNFISNLITIGIMLVIKRYFIDSDKIHAQIQENKAKPKTESKFQKKMREMMEQAEAQKQLQNKKK, encoded by the coding sequence ATGGAAGAAAAGAAATTTGATTTTAATACGATTATTGGTTTTGGTTTAATATTCGTTATCATCGTTTGGATGATGTATAACAACAGAGACAGCGAATTAAAAGAGCAACAGGAAAAAGCCAAAACCGAGAAAGCAGCAAAAGCAGCTGTGGCGGTAACTCCAAAAGAAACTACTAAAACCATAACAGATACTGCTGTTGCCGATTCAGTTAAAATTCAGAAACTTCAAGGTACTTTAGGAAGCTTTGCTTACTCAGCAACTTTGCCTTCTGCTACAGCAAATTTCACGACTTTAGAGAATGATTTGGTAAAGCTTAAGATTGCTAACAAAGGTGGTTATGTTGTTGAAGCCATTTTGAAAAAGTATGAAAAATTCAAGAAAAATTCAGGGCAATTAGTTGAATTGATAAAAGATAATAATGCCAGTTTTAATCTTCAATTGCAAACCAAAGACAATCGTGTTTTAAATACTAAAGACTTATTTTTTGAGCCAACTTTGACAAAAGTAGGAGCCAACCAAATCCTTTCTATGAAGTTGAAAGCCGGAGCAAATGAGTATTTGGAATACAAATATGTTTTGGCACCAAACCAATATTTAGTTGATTTCGATATACATTCTCAAGGATTAAATACGGTTCTAAATGCTTCAAAACCTATCGACTTGCAATGGGATTTGAAAAGCTACCGCAACGAGAAAAGTATATCCTATGAGAACCGTTATGCCGAAATTTATTTCGAGTATGAAGATGGGAAAATCGACTATGTTGGACAAGGAAAAGACAAAGAGGAAAATCCGGAAAAGGCAACTTTTATTGCTTACAAGCAGCACTTTTTCTCAACTATTTTATTGACCAAAACACCATTTGAGAAAGCAAAACTGCATTCGCATGATTTGGTGAATGATGATAAAAAAGACACCATTTTCACAAAACAATATAAAGCAACAATTCCGTTAGCATTTACAAATGGAGAGTTAGATTATAAAATGAATTGGTATTATGGTCCAACGGATTATAAAACTTTAAAAAATTACGACAGGAATCTTGAAAAAATTGTTCCGTTAGGATGGGGAATTTTTGGTTGGATAAACAAGTTTATTTTCATTCCGCTATTTGGATTTTTAAGCTCATTTATGGGATTGGGAATTGCGATTATTATCTTCACTATTTTGATCAAAATTGCAATGTCGCCTATTACGTTTAAATCATTTTTGTCACAGGCGAAAATGAAAGTTTTGCGTCCTGAGATTATGGAAATTGGAGAAAAATTCAAAAAAGATCCAATGAAAAAACAACAGGAAACAATGAAACTTTATAGCAAAGCTGGTGTGAATCCAATGGCTGGTTGTATTCCGGCATTGATACAAATTCCGTTTATGTATGCCTCGTTCCAGTTTTTCCCATCGGCATTTGAGTTGAGACAAAAAGGATTCCTTTGGGCGGACGATTTATCGTCATTTGACCAAATATTCAAATTGCCGTTCAATATTCCATTGTATGGTGATCACGTGAGTTTGTTCCCGATTTTAGCCGCGATTGCGATTTTCTTCTACATGAAAATGACTTCAGGTGATCAGGCAATGGCACAACCACCACAAGATGGTATGCCGGATATGGCTAAAATTATGAAAATCATGATTTATGTTTCACCGGTAATGATGTTGATTTTCTTCAACAGTTATGGTTCCGGATTGAGTTTGTATAACTTTATTTCTAACTTAATTACTATCGGAATTATGTTGGTTATCAAAAGATATTTTATCGATAGCGATAAAATTCATGCTCAGATTCAGGAAAATAAAGCCAAGCCAAAAACGGAAAGTAAGTTCCAAAAGAAAATGAGAGAAATGATGGAACAGGCTGAAGCTCAAAAGCAATTGCAAAACAAAAAGAAATAA
- the proC gene encoding pyrroline-5-carboxylate reductase, with protein sequence MKVLIIGHGNMGKTYANSFISSRFIKPEDIFVLVRNADFSTIESAIPKANFSNLVSDKIGDFDIVILAVKPQDFTVLAQSIKPYLKDSQIIFSVMAGITLSKLESQLSCSKIVRSMPNIPTQIGMGMTVFTASANVDRKELFIIQNLINTTGKSVYVENEKLIDAATAISGSGPAYVFYFMQSMIKAAVDLGFNESEAELLVNQTFMGSVAIQNSYSLSNEEWIAKVASKGGTTESALRIFEKGSLEKTIVEAVKAANDRALELGS encoded by the coding sequence ATGAAAGTACTAATAATTGGTCACGGAAATATGGGTAAAACCTATGCCAATAGTTTTATCAGTTCGCGATTTATCAAACCCGAAGATATTTTTGTTTTGGTCAGAAATGCTGATTTTTCTACCATCGAAAGTGCTATTCCAAAAGCTAATTTTTCGAATTTGGTTTCCGATAAAATAGGCGATTTTGACATTGTAATTTTAGCCGTAAAACCACAGGATTTTACTGTTTTGGCACAGTCAATAAAACCGTATTTGAAAGACAGTCAGATTATTTTTTCTGTCATGGCCGGAATTACACTTTCTAAGTTAGAAAGCCAACTTTCGTGTTCGAAAATTGTGCGCTCTATGCCCAATATTCCAACGCAAATCGGAATGGGAATGACGGTCTTTACTGCTTCAGCTAATGTTGACAGAAAGGAATTGTTTATTATTCAAAACTTGATTAACACTACCGGAAAATCAGTTTATGTCGAGAATGAAAAACTGATTGATGCTGCCACAGCAATTTCAGGAAGCGGACCGGCTTATGTTTTTTATTTTATGCAATCCATGATAAAAGCAGCAGTCGATTTAGGATTTAACGAGTCGGAAGCAGAGTTGTTAGTCAACCAAACTTTTATGGGTTCAGTGGCGATACAAAACAGTTACTCATTATCGAACGAAGAATGGATTGCCAAAGTGGCTTCAAAAGGCGGAACAACTGAAAGTGCGTTGCGAATTTTTGAAAAAGGAAGTTTAGAAAAAACAATAGTTGAAGCAGTAAAAGCCGCCAATGACAGAGCTTTAGAATTAGGGTCATAA
- a CDS encoding fasciclin domain-containing protein codes for MKNLTKIIGIAIFSLTIFSCSSDSDSDSQPTIVDIASGNSDFSTLVTALNRTGLTATLDGSGQFTVFAPTNSAFQTFFTSLGPSVTVNNVDVNVLKNVLLNHVIGAEVKSADIVTGYASTLSPINTTASSPTISMFIQKSGGVVTLNGGASNGGATVTTADIDASNGVVHVVGNVIGLPTVVNHAIANPDFTSLVGALTSSGQPDFVSILSGTGPFTVFAPNNAAFTSLNTELAPGGIAGVSAANLTKVLTYHVVSPANVRSSSLTEGQVVTPILTPSQTFTVLLSGGARLRDANNRECNIIATDVQASNGVIHVLSKVLLPTL; via the coding sequence ATGAAAAATTTAACAAAAATTATCGGAATTGCTATTTTTTCGCTAACTATCTTCTCATGTAGTAGTGATAGTGATAGCGATAGTCAACCAACAATCGTTGACATTGCATCTGGAAACTCAGATTTCTCAACTTTGGTTACTGCTTTGAACAGAACCGGTCTAACGGCTACTTTGGATGGTAGTGGTCAATTTACCGTATTTGCACCAACTAATTCTGCTTTTCAAACGTTCTTTACATCTCTTGGTCCTTCTGTTACAGTTAATAATGTAGATGTTAATGTACTCAAAAATGTTTTATTAAATCATGTAATTGGCGCAGAAGTTAAAAGTGCTGACATAGTAACGGGTTATGCTTCAACATTGTCTCCTATTAATACTACAGCAAGTTCACCAACCATAAGTATGTTTATACAAAAATCCGGTGGAGTTGTTACTCTAAATGGTGGAGCTTCGAATGGTGGAGCGACTGTTACAACTGCTGATATAGATGCAAGCAACGGTGTTGTTCATGTTGTTGGAAATGTTATTGGATTACCAACTGTAGTGAATCATGCTATTGCTAATCCTGATTTTACCTCTTTGGTCGGAGCATTGACTAGTTCAGGGCAACCTGATTTTGTGAGTATTCTTTCAGGTACCGGTCCATTTACAGTATTTGCTCCCAATAACGCTGCTTTCACTTCTTTAAATACTGAATTAGCACCAGGAGGAATTGCAGGTGTATCGGCTGCCAATTTAACTAAAGTATTAACATATCACGTCGTTAGTCCTGCTAATGTACGCTCATCTTCTCTAACTGAAGGACAAGTTGTGACCCCAATTTTAACTCCATCTCAAACCTTTACTGTTCTTTTAAGTGGTGGGGCAAGATTAAGAGACGCTAACAACAGAGAATGCAACATTATAGCAACTGATGTTCAGGCTTCAAACGGAGTAATCCATGTATTGAGTAAAGTACTTTTACCTACTTTATAA
- a CDS encoding toxin-antitoxin system YwqK family antitoxin: MKYIITILLTSLTLCAQDFNKLDENGKKNGLWKGVYEASKRPRYEGTFEHGKEIGMFKFFDDTKAGTVIATREFNAKDNSCYTIFYNQNKSKVSEGKVVNKQFEGEWKYYHEDSPSIMTLEIYANGKLNGVRKVFYKSGVIAEETTYKDGFKNGAYKSYAENGIVMEESNYKNGLYDGQAIYRNPTNEISGQGVYKNGKKVGIWKMLVKGKMKDVNMNFQNKNFKKPVMPKQGDVKVEVKDAEKPNPDLDSEIKNKLGR; the protein is encoded by the coding sequence ATGAAATACATAATTACAATATTGTTAACCTCACTCACATTGTGCGCTCAGGATTTTAACAAATTAGATGAAAACGGCAAAAAAAATGGTTTGTGGAAAGGCGTTTATGAAGCATCAAAACGACCTCGTTACGAAGGAACTTTTGAACACGGAAAAGAAATCGGAATGTTCAAATTTTTTGATGACACCAAAGCAGGAACAGTAATCGCCACAAGAGAATTTAATGCTAAAGACAATTCATGCTATACTATTTTTTACAATCAAAATAAAAGTAAAGTAAGTGAAGGAAAAGTGGTCAACAAGCAATTTGAAGGCGAATGGAAATATTACCATGAAGATTCACCATCCATCATGACTCTTGAAATTTACGCAAATGGCAAACTAAATGGTGTTCGAAAAGTGTTTTATAAAAGCGGTGTAATAGCTGAAGAGACAACCTATAAAGATGGCTTTAAAAACGGAGCTTATAAAAGTTATGCTGAAAACGGAATAGTGATGGAAGAATCAAATTATAAGAATGGTTTGTACGATGGACAGGCAATTTATAGAAATCCGACCAATGAAATTTCGGGGCAGGGAGTTTATAAAAACGGTAAGAAAGTTGGCATATGGAAAATGCTCGTCAAAGGAAAAATGAAAGATGTTAATATGAACTTCCAAAACAAAAACTTTAAAAAACCGGTTATGCCAAAACAGGGTGACGTTAAAGTTGAAGTTAAAGATGCTGAAAAACCCAATCCTGATTTAGATAGTGAAATCAAAAACAAATTAGGAAGATAA
- the mnmA gene encoding tRNA 2-thiouridine(34) synthase MnmA, with amino-acid sequence MKRVVVGLSGGVDSSVAAYLLKEQGYEVIGLFMKNWHDDSVTISNECPWLEDSNDALLVAEKLGIPFQTVDLSEQYKEKIVDYMFNEYEQGRTPNPDVLCNREIKFDVFMKIALSLGADYVATGHYCRKGEIEVGGKPVYQLLAGKDGNKDQSYFLCQLSQEQLAKSLFPIGELTKPEVREIATKLDLVTAEKKDSQGLCFIGKVRLPEFLQQQLQPKEGLIYEIEANSSLYNQEQPIFNSLEEKLAFESKGISYTSESGKIVGKHQGAHYFTIGQRKGLNVGGTKEALFIIATDVKTNAIYTGQGANHPGLFKKTLRVQPSEIHWIREDLALKNGETMQVMARIRYRQALQKATLYQFESGLYVSFDEPQSAITEGQFVAWNIDDELVGSGVIS; translated from the coding sequence ATGAAACGAGTTGTTGTTGGACTTTCGGGTGGTGTTGATTCGAGTGTTGCTGCTTATCTTTTAAAAGAACAAGGCTATGAAGTCATTGGTCTTTTTATGAAGAACTGGCACGATGATTCTGTCACTATTTCTAATGAATGTCCGTGGCTCGAAGACAGTAACGATGCACTTTTGGTTGCCGAAAAATTAGGTATCCCTTTTCAAACCGTTGATTTAAGCGAACAATACAAAGAAAAAATCGTTGACTACATGTTCAACGAATACGAACAAGGACGAACTCCAAATCCGGATGTATTGTGCAATCGCGAAATTAAGTTTGATGTTTTTATGAAAATTGCTTTAAGTCTTGGTGCCGATTATGTAGCAACCGGACATTATTGCAGAAAAGGGGAAATTGAAGTTGGCGGAAAACCGGTTTATCAATTGCTTGCCGGAAAAGATGGAAACAAAGATCAGTCTTATTTCCTTTGCCAATTATCGCAGGAGCAGTTGGCTAAGTCTTTATTTCCAATTGGAGAATTGACCAAACCGGAAGTTCGTGAAATAGCTACAAAATTAGATTTGGTTACAGCAGAAAAGAAAGACTCGCAAGGTTTGTGTTTTATTGGAAAAGTTCGTTTACCCGAATTTTTGCAACAACAATTGCAACCCAAAGAAGGTTTGATTTATGAAATTGAGGCGAATAGTTCACTATATAATCAAGAGCAGCCAATCTTTAATTCGTTAGAAGAAAAATTAGCATTTGAAAGCAAGGGAATTTCATATACTTCTGAAAGCGGAAAAATTGTGGGCAAACATCAAGGAGCACATTACTTCACCATTGGGCAACGAAAAGGTTTGAATGTTGGCGGAACAAAAGAAGCACTTTTTATTATTGCGACTGATGTAAAAACCAATGCGATTTATACTGGTCAAGGTGCAAATCATCCTGGCTTATTCAAAAAAACATTGAGAGTGCAACCTTCAGAAATTCATTGGATACGCGAAGATTTAGCATTGAAAAATGGTGAAACGATGCAGGTTATGGCTCGTATTCGTTACCGTCAGGCATTGCAGAAAGCGACTTTATACCAATTTGAAAGTGGTTTGTATGTTTCTTTTGATGAACCACAATCGGCGATAACGGAAGGTCAGTTTGTAGCGTGGAATATTGATGACGAATTAGTTGGTTCAGGAGTAATTTCATAA